A window of the Roseburia sp. 831b genome harbors these coding sequences:
- a CDS encoding flagellar brake protein, producing MIEDIIKPGDRIDIKLIQQLEQSQDSPTEPKKTHIYKSKVYDVNENGKLQIAMPTENGKLVLLPLGIRFEFVFYSNGGLYRGEGQVKERYKQDNLYILDVELQSRLMKFQRREFFRHQCTIDMSYFELTPEEAELESAEIAFEKIRDEDFYEKERKGIIVDISGGGVRFTSTEELQNDSYILIAVRLSSGKADKQYYLIGKIIACTKIENVASRYENRVQFMLKDDKTREEIIKFIFEEERKNRSRY from the coding sequence ATGATTGAGGATATTATTAAACCAGGCGACAGAATTGATATAAAGCTCATTCAGCAGCTAGAGCAGTCGCAGGATTCGCCGACGGAGCCAAAAAAGACTCACATCTATAAAAGCAAAGTATATGACGTGAATGAGAATGGAAAACTTCAGATTGCCATGCCGACCGAAAATGGAAAACTCGTTTTGTTGCCGTTAGGAATCCGGTTTGAATTTGTCTTTTACTCGAACGGTGGACTTTACCGTGGAGAAGGACAGGTAAAAGAACGCTATAAACAGGATAATCTTTATATTCTGGATGTTGAGTTACAATCAAGGCTTATGAAGTTCCAGAGACGGGAATTTTTCCGTCATCAATGCACAATTGACATGAGCTATTTTGAGCTGACACCGGAAGAAGCGGAGTTAGAGAGTGCCGAGATTGCATTTGAAAAAATTCGTGACGAAGATTTTTATGAAAAAGAGCGGAAGGGTATTATTGTTGACATCAGTGGTGGTGGTGTCCGGTTTACTTCGACAGAAGAATTACAAAATGACAGTTATATCCTGATTGCAGTTCGACTTTCAAGTGGTAAGGCTGATAAACAATATTATCTCATCGGAAAGATTATCGCATGCACAAAGATAGAAAATGTGGCATCTAGGTATGAAAACCGTGTACAATTTATGTTAAAGGATGATAAGACAAGAGAAGAGATTATTAAGTTTATTTTTGAGGAAGAACGAAAAAATAGAAGCAGATATTAA
- the cheB gene encoding chemotaxis-specific protein-glutamate methyltransferase CheB — MKKNILVVDDSALMRRVLCDIINTDSTFEAKDVCRDGLEAYEKLKTTKYDGVVLDVNMPKMDGLELLDRLQKDGIKATVIMVSTETTKDAEVTILAMERGAIDFVTKPTNIIEAKGESFRNRLLQVLSAVLKTERYTRESRLDSSKSAQAKKIALRQNKNEVKNGNKIVAIACSTGGPKALQSVIPFLPKNLNAPVVLVQHMPAGFTKSMAERLNEISPIKVKEAADGDVLQKGNVYVAPGGKHMEIAKAADGRHKVVLNDMPAIGGLKPCANITYDSLIKSSYDEVVCVVLTGMGADGTNGIISLNQKKPTYVIAQNAETCVVYGMPKAIVESGLVNEVVPLTEVAKSITKNVGVQ, encoded by the coding sequence ATGAAAAAAAATATTTTGGTAGTTGATGACTCTGCACTCATGAGGAGGGTACTGTGTGATATAATCAACACAGATAGTACATTTGAGGCAAAAGATGTATGCAGAGATGGATTAGAAGCATATGAGAAATTAAAGACGACAAAGTATGACGGAGTTGTACTTGATGTCAATATGCCGAAAATGGATGGTCTGGAATTACTTGACAGGTTGCAAAAGGATGGAATCAAGGCAACGGTTATCATGGTTAGTACCGAGACAACCAAGGATGCGGAAGTTACCATTTTAGCAATGGAACGTGGCGCAATTGATTTCGTAACAAAGCCAACCAACATTATCGAGGCGAAAGGAGAGTCTTTCCGGAATCGTTTGCTGCAGGTATTGTCCGCAGTCTTAAAGACAGAACGATATACAAGAGAAAGCCGCCTGGACTCATCAAAATCTGCACAGGCAAAAAAAATTGCATTAAGACAGAACAAAAATGAGGTGAAAAATGGCAATAAGATTGTCGCAATCGCGTGTTCTACCGGTGGACCAAAAGCGTTGCAAAGTGTTATCCCATTTTTGCCAAAGAATCTGAATGCACCGGTTGTACTGGTACAGCATATGCCTGCAGGATTTACAAAGTCCATGGCAGAACGATTGAATGAAATCAGTCCGATTAAGGTCAAAGAAGCGGCGGATGGTGATGTCTTACAAAAAGGCAATGTCTACGTTGCACCGGGTGGAAAACACATGGAAATAGCCAAAGCAGCCGATGGAAGACACAAAGTTGTGTTAAATGACATGCCGGCAATCGGAGGTTTAAAACCATGTGCAAACATTACATATGATTCTTTGATTAAGTCATCGTACGATGAAGTGGTATGTGTGGTTTTGACCGGAATGGGTGCGGATGGTACCAACGGCATTATCTCCTTGAACCAGAAGAAACCGACTTATGTTATTGCACAGAACGCAGAGACTTGTGTTGTGTATGGAATGCCAAAGGCGATTGTAGAGTCGGGATTAGTAAATGAAGTAGTTCCGTTAACAGAAGTTGCAAAATCAATAACAAAGAATGTGGGGGTACAGTAA
- a CDS encoding chemotaxis protein CheA, whose protein sequence is MDVSQYLEIFIDETSEHLQTLSDCIMSLEKEPENKDTINEVFRAAHSLKGMAGTMGFKRMQHLTHDMENVFQEVRSDKIKVDSSMIDLLFKCLDAIDSYLENVKATSDEGTEDNELIIKELNDFIATANGEVKEKPAEEAPQQTQEAAEESDDKRKFLHVELTEHEKEAFKSAEESGQKVYGITVYIQKECLLKAARAFLVFKAVEEFGQIIIYRPSSQDIEDERFENDFSFYLTSEEELDKILAAAKAVSEIDDVIGEVVKLDTLLQAEEKEAEAKAKEEQQKKEEAAAAPAEAPAKEKKAPASNNKKQTVAKPVTNRTVRVDIEKLDALMNQVSELIIAKNSLASISASESGNFENQTFHEQIEYLERITTNLHESVMKVRMVPIESVVAKFPRMIRDLARKLDKKMELVMTGEDTELDRTVVDQIGDPLQHLLRNSADHGLEDNETRISRGKPEVGTIFLNAFQEGNNVIIEVGDDGNGIDTESVRAKAVERGIVTEEQAENMTQKEIVNLLFLPSFSMAKKITDISGRGVGLDVVKSNIEALGGDVEVKTKLGEGTTFTVRLPLTLAIIQALMVEIRDEKYAIALGSISNIEDIPANEIKYVQAQEVIHLRGNVIPLIRLDKVLDIEPKEEEDERLIVVIVKKGDNLAGLVVDNLIGQQEIVIKSLGKYINNNKIISGATILGDGEVALILDVNTLM, encoded by the coding sequence ATGGACGTAAGCCAATATCTTGAAATCTTTATTGATGAAACATCAGAACATTTACAGACATTAAGTGACTGCATCATGTCATTGGAAAAAGAACCTGAGAATAAAGACACCATTAACGAAGTTTTCCGTGCAGCGCACTCATTAAAAGGGATGGCTGGAACAATGGGATTCAAACGTATGCAGCATCTGACTCATGATATGGAAAATGTTTTCCAGGAAGTCAGAAGCGACAAGATTAAAGTCGACAGCTCAATGATTGACCTTTTGTTCAAATGCTTAGATGCAATTGACAGCTATCTTGAAAATGTAAAGGCGACCTCTGATGAAGGTACAGAAGACAATGAATTAATCATCAAGGAATTGAATGATTTTATCGCAACCGCAAATGGTGAGGTAAAAGAAAAACCAGCAGAGGAAGCACCACAGCAGACACAGGAAGCTGCTGAAGAGTCCGATGATAAAAGAAAATTCCTTCATGTAGAATTGACAGAACATGAAAAAGAAGCGTTTAAGAGCGCAGAAGAATCCGGTCAGAAAGTTTATGGGATTACCGTATATATCCAGAAAGAATGTCTGTTGAAAGCAGCACGTGCTTTTCTGGTATTTAAAGCAGTAGAAGAATTTGGACAGATTATCATTTATCGTCCAAGCTCACAGGATATTGAAGATGAACGTTTTGAGAATGACTTCAGTTTCTATCTGACATCCGAGGAAGAATTAGATAAGATTCTTGCCGCTGCAAAGGCAGTATCTGAAATCGATGATGTTATAGGTGAAGTTGTAAAACTTGATACACTTCTTCAGGCAGAAGAAAAAGAAGCTGAGGCGAAAGCAAAAGAGGAACAGCAGAAGAAAGAAGAAGCAGCTGCGGCACCTGCAGAGGCTCCGGCAAAGGAGAAAAAGGCACCGGCATCCAACAATAAGAAACAGACAGTTGCAAAACCTGTTACAAACAGAACTGTCCGTGTGGATATCGAGAAACTCGATGCTTTGATGAATCAGGTATCCGAGCTTATCATCGCAAAGAACAGTTTGGCTTCCATCAGTGCGAGCGAATCCGGAAACTTTGAAAATCAGACTTTCCATGAACAGATTGAATATCTGGAGAGAATCACAACAAACTTACATGAGTCTGTCATGAAAGTTCGAATGGTTCCAATTGAGAGCGTCGTTGCAAAATTCCCTCGAATGATTCGAGACCTTGCAAGAAAACTGGATAAGAAAATGGAACTGGTTATGACCGGTGAGGATACAGAGTTAGACCGTACCGTTGTTGACCAGATTGGAGATCCATTGCAGCATTTACTTCGTAACTCTGCTGACCATGGACTTGAAGATAATGAGACACGTATCTCGAGAGGTAAACCAGAAGTTGGTACCATCTTCCTAAATGCATTCCAGGAAGGTAATAACGTTATCATTGAAGTTGGAGATGACGGTAACGGAATCGATACCGAAAGCGTTCGTGCAAAAGCAGTAGAACGTGGCATTGTCACAGAAGAACAGGCAGAAAACATGACACAGAAAGAGATTGTAAATCTTCTGTTTTTACCAAGCTTTTCTATGGCAAAGAAGATTACCGATATCTCTGGACGAGGTGTTGGTCTTGACGTTGTAAAATCCAATATCGAGGCATTAGGCGGAGATGTTGAAGTTAAGACAAAATTAGGAGAAGGAACAACCTTTACGGTTCGTCTGCCACTTACACTTGCAATTATCCAGGCATTGATGGTAGAAATCCGTGATGAAAAATATGCAATTGCATTAGGTTCTATCTCTAATATTGAAGATATTCCTGCAAATGAGATTAAGTATGTACAGGCACAGGAAGTAATTCACCTTCGTGGAAACGTAATTCCATTGATTCGTCTGGATAAGGTATTGGATATCGAGCCAAAAGAGGAAGAGGATGAACGTTTAATAGTTGTAATTGTGAAGAAAGGTGACAACCTTGCAGGTCTCGTTGTAGACAACCTGATTGGCCAGCAGGAAATTGTTATTAAATCTCTTGGTAAATATATTAATAACAATAAGATCATCAGTGGTGCAACCATTCTTGGTGATGGTGAAGTTGCTTTAATCTTAGATGTTAACACATTAATGTAA
- a CDS encoding chemotaxis protein CheW has protein sequence MAYEVDVAEKDVKQYIVVKIGSEQYGIDISYVDTIVRMQKITRVPKAQSYFKGIINLRGEIVAVMSIRNKMGLEDDVFTNASRIIILKLEEKGAIGIIVDEVKEVMTLSEDEIDKAVNSPKDGRGNFINGIGKNGDELVSLFEINSIVEEKESL, from the coding sequence ATGGCTTATGAAGTTGATGTAGCAGAAAAAGACGTAAAACAGTATATTGTTGTAAAAATTGGAAGCGAACAGTATGGTATTGATATCAGTTATGTAGATACTATTGTGCGCATGCAGAAAATTACAAGAGTTCCAAAAGCACAGTCATACTTTAAAGGAATTATCAATCTTCGAGGTGAGATTGTAGCCGTTATGAGTATCCGTAATAAAATGGGACTTGAAGATGATGTGTTTACAAATGCTTCAAGAATTATCATTTTAAAACTGGAAGAAAAAGGTGCAATTGGTATCATTGTAGATGAAGTAAAAGAAGTTATGACATTAAGTGAAGATGAGATTGATAAGGCTGTGAACAGTCCAAAAGATGGACGTGGCAACTTCATCAATGGAATCGGAAAAAATGGTGACGAATTAGTTTCTTTATTTGAAATTAACTCCATTGTAGAAGAAAAAGAAAGCTTATAA
- a CDS encoding chemotaxis protein CheC, with protein MGKFTLEDVNNMYVDVLKEIGNIGAGNATTAIANMLGLRIDMEVPNVQLLEVSKLGSAICAEDETIVGIFLEVQNDIEGSMMFLLKMDSAHYLVNSLMMRDQSYQEPFDEMDLSAMKEIGNIIAGSYLSALSTMTNLVIAPSVPYIAVDMAASILSVPAIQFGQYGDYALLIETEFEADMAINGYFILMPEQDSYDKILTSLGISI; from the coding sequence ATGGGTAAGTTTACTTTAGAGGACGTCAACAACATGTACGTAGACGTCTTGAAAGAAATTGGTAATATCGGAGCAGGAAATGCAACAACTGCAATTGCGAATATGTTAGGATTGCGTATTGATATGGAAGTCCCAAACGTACAGTTGTTAGAGGTGTCAAAGTTAGGGTCTGCAATCTGCGCAGAAGATGAGACGATTGTTGGAATTTTCCTTGAAGTTCAGAATGACATTGAAGGCAGTATGATGTTTCTTCTGAAGATGGATTCTGCTCATTATTTGGTTAACAGCCTTATGATGCGGGATCAGAGCTATCAGGAGCCGTTTGATGAAATGGATCTTTCTGCGATGAAGGAAATTGGAAATATCATTGCCGGATCTTATTTGTCTGCATTATCTACCATGACCAATCTGGTGATAGCACCGTCTGTACCTTATATAGCAGTTGATATGGCGGCATCGATTTTGAGTGTGCCGGCAATTCAGTTTGGTCAGTATGGAGACTATGCTCTGCTGATTGAAACAGAGTTTGAAGCAGATATGGCAATTAACGGATACTTTATTTTAATGCCTGAGCAAGATTCTTATGATAAGATTCTTACTTCATTGGGAATTTCAATTTAA
- a CDS encoding chemotaxis protein CheD, which produces MSEVIKVGMADLNVCKSPDVITTLGLGSCIGLVFYDPVTKIGGMVHYMLPDSTKVKNNSNIAKFADTGIEELLKRVVAAGANKSRLVAKIAGGARMFEVSGLSDIGNIGARNTQAAKDKLKELGIRLVAEDTGLNYGRTVELHCETGEFYIKAVGKSVKII; this is translated from the coding sequence ATGAGTGAAGTAATTAAAGTGGGGATGGCGGATTTAAATGTCTGCAAGTCTCCAGATGTTATTACAACGTTGGGTCTTGGCTCCTGTATTGGTCTGGTATTTTATGATCCGGTTACGAAAATAGGTGGAATGGTTCACTATATGCTGCCGGATAGTACGAAAGTAAAAAACAATTCCAATATTGCAAAATTCGCGGATACGGGTATTGAGGAACTCTTAAAGCGCGTGGTTGCGGCTGGAGCAAATAAATCAAGGCTGGTTGCCAAGATTGCAGGTGGAGCAAGAATGTTCGAGGTGAGCGGATTGTCCGACATCGGTAACATTGGAGCAAGAAATACACAGGCTGCAAAAGACAAATTGAAAGAACTGGGAATTCGCCTGGTGGCGGAGGATACAGGTCTTAATTATGGACGAACCGTTGAGCTGCACTGCGAAACAGGTGAGTTTTACATCAAGGCTGTAGGAAAATCAGTTAAGATTATATAA
- a CDS encoding FliA/WhiG family RNA polymerase sigma factor, producing the protein MKAEEKEKLWQTYQENPSPELREKIILEYAQLVKVVAGRLSMYLGYNVEYDDLVGYGIFGLIDAIDKFDLNKDVKFETYASLRIRGAILDQIRKMDWIPRTVRQKQKRIDEAIKQIEMRTGKNALDEEIAQELGVSEDELSNWQSQLKVTNIVSLNEFLEQGSEPVMDARQNSHFIQPEDLVEENELKQVLEESMNLLTEKEKKVILLYYYEDMTLKEISQILEVSESRVSQLHTKALLKMRNKMGKYMNILVE; encoded by the coding sequence ATGAAAGCAGAAGAAAAAGAAAAATTGTGGCAAACATATCAGGAAAATCCGTCGCCAGAGCTAAGAGAAAAGATTATTTTAGAATATGCGCAGCTTGTGAAAGTGGTAGCAGGAAGGCTAAGCATGTATCTGGGGTATAATGTAGAATATGATGACCTTGTAGGTTATGGTATTTTCGGACTCATAGATGCAATTGACAAATTTGATTTGAACAAGGATGTAAAATTCGAAACTTATGCAAGTTTGCGAATCAGAGGCGCGATTCTAGACCAGATTCGAAAAATGGATTGGATTCCAAGAACAGTACGTCAAAAACAAAAAAGAATTGACGAGGCAATCAAACAGATTGAAATGCGTACCGGAAAAAACGCATTGGATGAGGAAATTGCACAGGAACTTGGCGTGTCAGAGGATGAACTGAGCAATTGGCAGTCTCAGTTAAAAGTGACGAATATCGTTTCACTAAATGAATTTCTCGAGCAGGGAAGTGAGCCTGTCATGGACGCAAGACAGAACTCACATTTCATTCAGCCGGAAGATCTTGTGGAAGAAAATGAATTAAAGCAGGTGTTAGAAGAGTCGATGAATCTTCTGACCGAAAAAGAGAAGAAAGTTATTTTACTATACTATTATGAAGATATGACACTGAAAGAAATCAGTCAGATTTTGGAAGTGTCAGAATCAAGAGTGTCACAGTTACATACCAAAGCACTCTTAAAAATGCGTAACAAAATGGGGAAATATATGAACATATTAGTGGAATAA
- a CDS encoding DUF342 domain-containing protein gives MAARNSYFQLQFKENKVYLHVYPPVEGGEELQINEVIRYLDGKRLSSYNLKELNRAVTDLEKESDVLVGDWDGIEVNEMMDWNVSQDKMEVICRFYPPSKGGKKVDAQEIINDLVSARIKYGIDQNAIFDFLSNPKYCTDYIMAKGKKAVHGTDARIEYYFNTDINLSPKHNEDGTVDYHELNTISAVNKGDLIAKLIKEDPGEVGYDVFGAEIKPRLVKTTKLSYGNNIEISEDETELHSLVTGHAQLVGGKVFVSDVYEVPADVDNSTGNIDYAGSVEVKGNVKGGFTVKAHGDIIVEGVVEDATLIADGQIIVKRGIHGMTKGYMKAGKSIVSKFIENATVVSNGYVETEIIMHSKVDAKSYVKVHGKKGLINGGVVRAGNLIEADNIGSEMGGHTQLEVGIDPDRKIRYGELQKQIAQMNEELSKSKTIIMTYGEKMAQGVKLSPDKLMFIQKLTLDYKERKKLLEPLTEEFEQLHDEMLIENSASIRVNKRIYSGTVICISDLSIPINKDDNYCQYVKGSGEIERKSL, from the coding sequence ATGGCTGCCAGAAATAGTTATTTTCAATTACAATTCAAAGAGAACAAGGTTTATTTGCACGTTTATCCACCGGTGGAAGGCGGAGAAGAATTACAGATTAATGAGGTAATCCGCTATCTGGATGGAAAACGTCTGTCCTCCTATAATTTAAAAGAGCTTAACCGGGCTGTGACAGATTTGGAAAAAGAATCGGATGTCCTGGTGGGCGACTGGGATGGCATTGAAGTAAATGAGATGATGGACTGGAATGTATCGCAGGATAAAATGGAGGTTATCTGCCGTTTTTATCCGCCGTCAAAAGGCGGGAAGAAGGTTGATGCACAGGAAATCATAAATGATCTTGTGTCCGCAAGGATTAAATATGGCATAGATCAGAATGCAATTTTTGATTTTTTGTCCAATCCAAAGTATTGTACAGACTATATTATGGCAAAAGGAAAAAAAGCAGTTCATGGCACGGATGCCAGAATTGAATATTACTTCAATACGGATATCAATCTTTCTCCGAAACATAATGAAGACGGAACTGTAGATTATCATGAGTTAAATACGATAAGTGCGGTGAACAAGGGTGATTTGATTGCCAAACTGATCAAAGAAGATCCGGGTGAAGTCGGATACGATGTTTTTGGGGCTGAGATTAAGCCACGACTTGTAAAAACAACAAAGCTTTCCTATGGAAATAACATTGAGATTTCAGAAGATGAGACAGAACTTCACTCTTTAGTTACCGGTCATGCACAGTTAGTGGGTGGAAAGGTTTTTGTGTCAGATGTGTACGAAGTTCCTGCAGATGTCGACAATTCGACGGGAAATATCGACTATGCAGGAAGTGTCGAAGTGAAAGGAAATGTAAAGGGAGGCTTTACGGTAAAGGCACATGGTGATATTATTGTAGAGGGTGTTGTAGAGGATGCAACACTGATTGCAGATGGGCAGATTATTGTCAAACGTGGAATTCACGGAATGACAAAAGGTTACATGAAAGCCGGAAAGAGTATTGTTTCTAAGTTCATCGAGAATGCTACGGTGGTTTCGAACGGATATGTGGAGACCGAGATTATCATGCACAGCAAAGTGGATGCTAAAAGCTATGTAAAGGTGCATGGTAAAAAAGGTCTGATTAACGGAGGCGTTGTCCGTGCCGGAAATCTGATTGAGGCGGATAATATCGGATCTGAGATGGGTGGTCATACACAGCTTGAGGTAGGAATTGACCCGGATCGGAAAATCCGTTATGGAGAGCTGCAAAAACAGATTGCACAGATGAATGAAGAATTGTCAAAATCCAAAACCATTATCATGACCTACGGCGAGAAAATGGCACAGGGAGTCAAACTTTCTCCGGATAAGCTGATGTTTATTCAGAAACTTACGTTAGATTATAAGGAGCGTAAGAAACTTTTAGAACCGCTTACAGAGGAGTTTGAACAGCTTCACGATGAGATGTTGATTGAGAACAGTGCAAGTATCCGCGTGAATAAACGCATTTATTCCGGTACTGTAATCTGTATTTCGGATTTGAGTATTCCAATCAACAAAGACGATAATTATTGCCAGTATGTAAAAGGTTCAGGTGAGATTGAACGAAAATCTTTATAA
- a CDS encoding DUF6115 domain-containing protein: MTGLQIVLLFIGVVFMVGSFLVTERLSSNEINRISELSENEIDKIVGRSLDKASTQIENSIDQQIENSIEKVDRAIEKETNEKIMAISEYSDTVVESMNKTHNEIMFLYSMLNDKHTEVTNFSAKLEKLIEEAQKVETRQEAYNSRMETEMRYAEQASQNIPDMPVQSLEIPGAEGATNSSQQETKSPQDSIMDEFGNHNKDVLRLHKEGYSDVAIAQELNIGLGEVRLIIGLFKGDR, translated from the coding sequence ATGACAGGATTACAAATTGTCTTACTGTTTATTGGTGTTGTCTTCATGGTCGGAAGTTTTTTGGTGACAGAACGACTTTCTTCAAATGAGATTAACCGGATCAGTGAGCTAAGCGAGAATGAAATTGACAAAATTGTGGGAAGGTCTTTGGATAAGGCATCCACACAGATTGAGAATTCGATTGATCAACAGATTGAGAATTCCATTGAGAAGGTAGACCGTGCCATTGAAAAAGAGACCAATGAAAAAATTATGGCAATCAGCGAATACTCAGATACCGTTGTGGAATCTATGAATAAAACACACAATGAGATTATGTTCCTTTACAGCATGTTAAATGACAAACATACGGAAGTGACAAATTTTTCTGCAAAGCTTGAAAAACTGATTGAGGAAGCACAAAAGGTTGAGACCAGACAGGAAGCATACAATTCCAGGATGGAGACGGAAATGCGTTATGCCGAACAGGCATCGCAAAACATTCCTGATATGCCAGTGCAATCCCTTGAGATACCAGGAGCAGAGGGAGCAACAAATTCTTCACAACAGGAAACAAAAAGCCCGCAGGATTCTATTATGGACGAATTCGGAAATCATAACAAAGATGTTCTAAGACTTCATAAAGAAGGATATAGTGATGTTGCAATCGCACAGGAACTAAACATAGGGCTTGGTGAGGTACGACTGATAATAGGACTTTTTAAAGGGGATAGATAA